In Paenacidovorax monticola, the genomic window CGTACACCATCACGGCGCCGTCCAGCACGCGCATGGAGCGCTCCACCTCGATGGTGAAGTCCACGTGGCCGGGGGTGTCGATGATGTTGAAGCGGTGCTCGGGGTAGGACAGGTCCATGCCCTTCCAGAAGCAGGTCACGGCGGCGGAGGTGATGGTGATGCCGCGCTCCTGCTCCTGCTCCATCCAGTCGGTGGTGGCGGCACCGTCGTGCACTTCGCCCAGCTTGTGGGTCACGCCCGTGTAGAACAGGATACGTTCGGTGGTCGTGGTCTTGCCAGCGTCGATGTGGGCCGAGATACCGATGTTGCGATAGCGTTCGATGGGCGTGAGGCGGGCCATGGTGGTGTCGCCGGGTCTGCGGGGCTTTCAGGCGAAGGCCTTGCGGGCGCCGGACTTGGTCAGGGTTGAAGGGAGTTTGATTGTACGACTTTGTTCGTACTATCATCAATCATCGCTTCTTTGCCCCAGGCCGGTCCAGGGCACTGTGGCAAAGTAGCGCCCTTTTTACCGAAACCGTATGGCACCACCGTGAAGGTGCCTTGATGAAGACATGATCGCGAATCACCCGGACCGTGAACAGATTCGCCTGGAGAGCGTGCTCTCGGCCCTGGGCAACCCGCTGCGCCTGGCTGTGGTGCGGGCCCTGGCCGCCAGCGGCGAGCGTGCATGCGGCTCGCTGCTGCAGGGCCAGTCCAAGTCCACGATGACCCACCATTGGCATGTGCTGCGCGACAGTGGGGTGATATGGCAGCGGCCCTACGGCCGCGAGAACCTGCTCTCGCTGCGCCGCGAGGATCTGGATGCCCGTTTCCCCGGCATGCTGGACGCCGTCCTGTCGGCGGTGCAGCACGATCCCGCGACGCAGGAGGCGACTTCCCGGCACCTGCAGGGGACCTGACCGCAGTCAGTGCCCGGGAGCGCGTTGGCGCAGCCGCAGGCCATCGCGGACGTTGAGCCCGATCAGTGCCAGGTTCGCCGCCCCCGCGACGAGTTCCAGCGCCTGCACGCCGTAGAAGACCGGGTCGAGCAGGCCCGCCCGCGCGCGCAGGGCCAGGAAGACAGCCGCTGGCGCGAGGACCAGCAGGCCGTTGGCCGCGATGTAGGGCATCCGCCGGCGCTTGGCCAGCAGCAGGGGATGCAGGCCCTTGCCCCCAGGGCGAACCCGCTGCCCGCCGTGAGCGCCATGGCCGGCACGAAGCCCAGCAGCGCATAGGCAATGCCCTGCTTGACTCCCGCGATGCCCGCAGGGCCCAGGAACAGCTCGGCGACCACGGTGGACACCCAGAAGGTGGAGATAAACACCAGCGACAGCATGGCCATGGCGGCGTGGACCCTACGCTTCATCGGTGCTCTCCGGTGCGCCCTCCGCTGTGGCGTGCAGGGCCAGCAGGGTGGCCAGCACCTGGGCGGTGGTGCGCAGCTCCTCGGCGCTGAACGCGGCGGCCAGCCCCTGGGCGCGTTCCTGCCAGCGCTGGGCGATGGCACCGTAGGTGCGCAGGCCTGGCACCGTGAGCGCATGCAGAGGCGAGCGCTTGTGCTGCGGATTGGCGCGGACTTCGATCAGGCCCGACTGCGCGAGCAGGTGGAGCTGCTTCTGTGCGCCCTGGCGGGAGACACCCATGCGTGCGCCGACCTGCGGGGCCGTGAGGGGCTGGCCCGCGAGCGCCAGGGCCCCAGCATCTGCCAGCGCGCGCTCGTGAGGCCTTCCGGGGCCACGAAGCCATCGCCCCAATCGACCAGGGCGCCGTTGAGCTGGAACAGCGTGAGGACCACATCGGTCAACTGATCGGCTTTCGTTTTTCTCACGGGGCTTTCTCCTTTAATGACAACCAGTTTCCATTATTGGAAACTGGTTGTCAATATGGCATGAATTGGATGGCATTCCATGGATGCGGCTGCACCCCTTCGGCGTTTGAGCGTAGATTGGAAGCCCCGCTGCTTGCCGGAGTCCCTGCCATGGAGACGCCCCTGATGCCGCAGCCGCCGGCCGTGCCGGCCGGGTTGCGCGAGAACCTGTTCTTTGCCCTCCTGCTCGAGGGGCCGCAGGCCGATGCGGTGGCCAGCCTGGCCCTGCGGATGCGTGCGGCCCATGGCCTGCACGGCAAGCCGATGCGGACCGAGCGCCTGCACATGACGCTGCTGTGGCTGGGTGCCTTCGCCGACGGGGTGCCCCAGGATGTGCGCGCCTGTGCGCTGGAGGCCGGAGCGCGGGTGGCGCAGCCCGCGTTCGGTGTGGAGCTCGACCGCGTGCTGAGCTTTGCCGCGCACCGGGAGAGGCCCCTGGTGCTGTGCGGCGCGGGCGATGGCGTGGCGGGGGCCGTGGCGCTGCACCGGGCCTTGTTCGAGGCGGTGTACCGGCGCCCCGCGCGGCCTGCGGATTTCACGCCCCATGTGACGCTGCTGCGCGACCGGCAGCCGGTGCCTGAGCACCCGGTCGAGCCCATCCGCTGGCAGGTCCGGGCGTTCTCGCTGCTCCTCAACCAGGTGGGCCGCGGTGGCCCCTACGCGGAACTGGGACGCTGGCCGCTGCGTTGAACCCGCTGGCCATTGCGCGGGCAGCCCCGGGCCCTCATGCCATCGTCATGAGGCTGGCATTGCCCCCTGCGGCAGCCGTGTTGACGCTCAGTGCGCGCTCGGTCAGCAGGCGCTCCAGCGGCACGCCGGTATCGCCCGGGCGCAGCGCCGTCACGCCCACGATGGGGCCTGGGCGCCGGGCCAGCGCCTGGCACAGGGCGGGCAGGGCGTCGGCGCTGCCGTGGTGCAGCACCGCGTCCAGCGGCTGGCCAGGGGCCTGCCAGTCCGCCACGCAGGCAATGCGCTCCTGTACGGCGGCAGGCAGCCGCTCGCGCAGCGGCGCATGCTGCGCGGGCCACAGGGCCCGGCCGCCCACGGCCAGCACGGCGGCCAGCTGGGTCAGCAGATCGGCTTCGCTGGACGCAAGGCACAGCGTGTGCTCGCGTGGCAGCAGGGTGTAGGTGTTGCGCTCGCCCGTGGGGCCGGGCAGGGTGTGGGTGGTGCCGCTGGGTGACTGGTCCGCCATCTGGCCGCAGACGCCCGCAAGCGCCTGCGGGCCTTGGGCGCGGGCCCAGTCGGCCAGTGCGCGCAGCGGGGCCTGCAGCGCGGTCCGCTGTGCATCGTCGGGCGGCGTGGCGGCGACGGCCTGCAGCGTGGGCGCCAGCGGTCCGGGGTGACGGGCCAGCAGGCGCAGCAGGTACAGCGGACCGCCCGCCTTGGGGCCGGTGCCCGACAGCCCCTCGCCGCCGAAGGGCTGCACGCCCACCACGGCGCCGACCATGTTGCGGTTGACGTAGACGTTGCCGGCATGGGCGCGGCGCACCACATGGTCGATGGTCTCGTCAATGCGCGTGTGCAGGCCTTGCGTGAGCCCGTAGCCCGTGGCGTTGATCTGGTCGAGCAGTGTGTCCAGCTCCTCGCGTTCGTAGCGCACCAGGTGCAGCACGGGGCCGAAGACCTCGCGCTCCAGCTCGGCGATGCTGTCCAGCTCGATCAGCGTGGGGGGCACGAAGGTGCCCTGGGCCGTG contains:
- a CDS encoding ArsR/SmtB family transcription factor, which gives rise to MIANHPDREQIRLESVLSALGNPLRLAVVRALAASGERACGSLLQGQSKSTMTHHWHVLRDSGVIWQRPYGRENLLSLRREDLDARFPGMLDAVLSAVQHDPATQEATSRHLQGT
- a CDS encoding MarR family winged helix-turn-helix transcriptional regulator, whose amino-acid sequence is MGVSRQGAQKQLHLLAQSGLIEVRANPQHKRSPLHALTVPGLRTYGAIAQRWQERAQGLAAAFSAEELRTTAQVLATLLALHATAEGAPESTDEA
- a CDS encoding 2'-5' RNA ligase family protein, producing the protein METPLMPQPPAVPAGLRENLFFALLLEGPQADAVASLALRMRAAHGLHGKPMRTERLHMTLLWLGAFADGVPQDVRACALEAGARVAQPAFGVELDRVLSFAAHRERPLVLCGAGDGVAGAVALHRALFEAVYRRPARPADFTPHVTLLRDRQPVPEHPVEPIRWQVRAFSLLLNQVGRGGPYAELGRWPLR